One genomic segment of Chitinophaga sancti includes these proteins:
- a CDS encoding lanthionine synthetase LanC family protein, with the protein MSDQNPNVAPIINNSCKIDDYEVLLKEHNVAYNKDSLYLQVGEVAEMQGWIFYVPVSLKDFPELFIRLLPYLLSRNIAFKIPINRAIHNSIKEGNLGFEFYGKVICIYINDQSSVLDVAIDLISLTQGIKGTIMPGAKLGGIVYTRYGSFNVISTPNGEFLFNEKGELEIDEYAFPYIVPKWVTWPFELISSQFPAPDKKALKNKYYIIKCLRNTPKGRVMHAISKKNIFNFKQCLIKEGRPGIFTDEHDRDIVDRLLWQKELHIQLWGKIAIPNYIDFFQEDGNSYLVIDFIDGMRFENYIDSIFLFNSWIDLATDKKKLIINHLIDIVDNIDKLHQLGYVHRDISVTNFLVNKKGKIYLIDLELTYDLSKQTPNPPFQVGTPGYMSPEQKSGEWEPAFNQDIYSLGALMLSVISHFSPRKFSIHDKDILFRNVKFLTGSDLLTKLICGCLSEDFNRRPKISEIRSVLNEYLKSDLSQQIITPQLSKEEIQLLIQRSLDSFDTPLMVNEDGYWVSLVSKFTDVRNVFIGLGKGISGVIFLLAKARIAGFDVDKLLTAFERNWMFLKDRFLFAGTNVPPGLYNGSSGVAVAIAAAIESGLLEETEENKEYVENCLYNIPEGLNIVNGIAGYGFAIIYAAKYLKQDFVNERISLVLNQILNTQQRNGNWLLELDKGKKDFYPLGFEDGIAGILYFLLQCCEIIKDDSIKIKTGLAMRYLFQQSRKKFNKYPVDFRGRAGFAFIFLKGYSVLGDLSYLNFAKEIMLSIPKRAVLDDLSFFEGIVGIGFLGLESQRIIHDDKFLEAILWTINIFKHTSINSIDGNYWVQDHPYLPCGDLMEGNGGIIHYLISYLYFAK; encoded by the coding sequence ATGAGTGATCAAAATCCCAACGTTGCTCCAATAATTAATAATTCCTGCAAAATAGATGACTATGAAGTATTGTTAAAAGAGCATAATGTTGCGTATAATAAAGATAGTCTTTACCTGCAAGTAGGAGAGGTGGCTGAAATGCAAGGATGGATATTTTATGTTCCAGTGAGTTTAAAAGATTTTCCGGAATTGTTTATTAGGTTATTACCTTATCTGTTATCCAGGAATATTGCTTTTAAAATTCCAATTAATAGGGCTATCCATAATAGTATTAAGGAAGGAAATCTAGGTTTTGAATTTTATGGTAAGGTTATTTGCATCTACATAAATGATCAATCCTCCGTGTTGGATGTTGCAATTGACTTAATTTCTCTAACACAGGGAATTAAAGGAACTATAATGCCTGGTGCAAAACTTGGTGGAATAGTGTATACACGATATGGAAGTTTTAACGTGATTTCTACACCTAATGGAGAGTTTCTTTTTAATGAAAAAGGAGAATTGGAAATAGATGAATATGCTTTCCCTTATATAGTACCTAAATGGGTTACTTGGCCTTTTGAGCTCATTTCCTCACAATTTCCCGCCCCAGATAAAAAAGCCCTAAAAAACAAATACTACATTATAAAGTGCCTAAGAAATACCCCAAAGGGTAGAGTTATGCACGCTATTTCGAAAAAAAATATTTTCAATTTTAAGCAATGTTTAATAAAAGAAGGGAGACCAGGAATATTTACTGACGAGCATGATAGAGATATTGTAGATAGACTACTCTGGCAGAAAGAATTGCATATTCAGTTATGGGGGAAAATAGCCATTCCAAATTATATTGATTTTTTCCAGGAGGATGGGAATAGTTATTTAGTGATAGATTTTATCGATGGTATGAGGTTTGAAAATTATATTGATTCAATATTTCTTTTTAATTCATGGATAGACCTGGCAACTGATAAAAAAAAGCTGATTATAAATCACCTTATTGATATTGTAGATAATATTGATAAACTTCATCAACTTGGATATGTGCATCGGGATATTTCGGTGACCAACTTCCTTGTAAATAAAAAGGGTAAAATTTATTTGATTGATCTTGAATTGACTTACGATCTTTCAAAGCAAACCCCCAACCCACCTTTCCAGGTAGGCACACCTGGTTATATGTCTCCGGAGCAAAAAAGTGGAGAATGGGAGCCTGCTTTTAACCAGGATATATATAGCTTGGGAGCGTTAATGTTATCTGTCATTTCCCATTTTTCTCCAAGAAAATTTAGTATTCATGATAAAGATATTTTGTTTAGAAATGTTAAGTTTCTTACAGGAAGTGACCTGTTGACTAAATTAATTTGTGGTTGTTTAAGTGAAGATTTTAATAGGAGGCCTAAGATCTCAGAAATCAGAAGTGTGCTTAATGAATATCTAAAAAGCGACCTTTCTCAACAAATAATTACGCCACAGTTATCTAAGGAAGAAATTCAATTATTGATCCAAAGGTCATTGGATAGCTTTGATACTCCATTAATGGTTAATGAGGATGGTTATTGGGTATCTTTAGTTAGCAAGTTTACTGATGTCAGAAATGTTTTTATTGGGCTGGGTAAGGGAATAAGTGGAGTGATCTTTTTGTTAGCTAAAGCAAGAATTGCAGGGTTTGATGTTGATAAGCTTTTAACTGCATTTGAAAGGAATTGGATGTTTTTAAAGGACCGTTTTTTATTTGCTGGAACTAATGTGCCACCAGGTCTTTATAATGGAAGCTCTGGAGTTGCAGTAGCTATAGCAGCGGCTATAGAAAGTGGTTTGTTGGAGGAGACAGAGGAGAATAAAGAATATGTCGAAAATTGCCTTTATAATATTCCAGAAGGACTAAATATTGTAAATGGCATTGCGGGGTATGGATTTGCTATAATTTATGCAGCAAAGTATTTGAAACAAGATTTCGTAAATGAAAGGATTTCACTTGTTTTGAATCAAATATTGAATACACAGCAAAGAAATGGAAATTGGTTATTGGAATTAGATAAGGGGAAAAAGGATTTTTACCCACTTGGTTTTGAAGATGGAATAGCTGGGATTTTGTACTTTTTGTTGCAATGTTGTGAAATTATTAAAGATGATTCGATTAAAATCAAGACGGGATTGGCGATGCGGTATTTATTTCAACAATCCAGGAAAAAGTTCAATAAGTATCCTGTAGATTTTCGAGGGAGAGCCGGGTTTGCCTTTATATTTTTAAAGGGATATAGTGTTTTAGGGGATTTATCTTATTTGAATTTTGCTAAGGAGATTATGCTTTCTATTCCTAAAAGGGCAGTCTTAGATGATTTAAGTTTTTTCGAGGGAATCGTGGGAATTGGATTTTTAGGATTGGAAAGTCAGCGGATTATTCATGATGATAAATTTTTGGAAGCAATTTTATGGACTATTAATATATTTAAGCATACTTCAATTAATTCAATTGATGGTAACTATTGGGTTCAAGATCATCCGTATTTGCCTTGTGGTGATTTAATGGAGGGGAATGGTGGGATAATTCATTATCTAATTAGTTACCTGTATTTTG
- a CDS encoding FAD-dependent oxidoreductase, giving the protein METNKKKAIIIGAGPAGLTAAYELLKRTDVLPIILEKSGDIGGISKTINYKGNRMDIGGHRFFSKSDRVMNWWLKILPLQSNTPDSLTIKYQNKSRELNHHSQLSQSDNDDKIMLVRKRLSRIYFLRKFFNYPITLSIETLKKLGIGRTIAILLSYIQAQIFPRRPENSLEDFMINRFGKTLYELFFRDYTEKVWGVPCNKISAEWGAQRIKGVSITKAIQHAAQELTKKKKKNVDDIAQKDTETSLIEQFLYPKLGPGQLWEEVARQVEEMGGIIYMHNEVKKIHTHGNEVAAITAVNKLTGEEIVLEGDYFFSTMPVKELIAGIQGSIPPKVQDIAAGLQYRDFITVGILLKELSSLNSKNGRWEQLQLEDTWIYIQEREVTVGRLQLFNNWSPFMVADPNNVWVGMEFFCNETDEFWQLPDEKISALAIHELEKIGLANSQNVLDSTVLRVEKTYPAYFGTYESFDQIRAYTDQFENLFLVGRNGMHKYNNADHSMLTAMVAVDNIEAEITTKDNIWSINTEQEYHEEKKDDNSTPTEVKKKEQKPQSLRNYIFKEPANKPYVQTALLGIIIQLIFFKYWYPFASFINGDSYAYLYSAYDNNDIDTYPIGYPKFIRLFSVFTHSDTILVIFQYILLQASILSLVFSIFYFFNPSKVTKISLFGFMLFNPVFLYLANYISSDTLFLSLSLIWFNLLIWSIYHPTPKVIFTSSIILFLAFTIRYNALFYPLVAAVAFILYRKKIALKILGLFVSLILIYGFINFNNSKYYDLCGKKQFTPFTGWQIANNAMYAYKFVPKNEYKKTPKKFQDLDNMVRTYFDTTRDYKKHPEEAMMVSTIYMWTPTAPLRQYMKKMFKNETIVDEYTEYKQWATIAPFFKEYGTYLIKAYPIPFAMYYLFPNAIKYYAPPVEFLGEYSTGKDIVSPIAKVWFEYNSLKIITIFKDFKVNILNFYPILVGTMNVIFFLGLISFILLDGSKKKKSLSKALLLVASLWLFNFAFSVFASPIALRFQLFPILVMTSFAFIFMDYLINEAILEPNKNSLITK; this is encoded by the coding sequence ATGGAAACAAATAAAAAAAAAGCAATTATCATTGGTGCTGGTCCTGCTGGATTAACAGCGGCCTATGAGTTATTAAAAAGGACTGATGTCTTACCAATTATACTGGAAAAAAGCGGAGATATTGGAGGTATATCCAAAACGATCAATTATAAGGGGAATCGTATGGACATTGGAGGACATCGCTTTTTCTCTAAATCAGATAGAGTAATGAATTGGTGGTTAAAAATATTACCCTTACAATCCAATACGCCAGATTCTCTAACAATAAAATATCAAAACAAATCTCGGGAATTAAATCATCATTCTCAATTATCACAATCTGATAATGATGATAAAATAATGCTGGTAAGAAAAAGGCTATCCAGGATTTACTTCTTAAGAAAGTTCTTTAATTACCCTATTACCTTATCAATTGAAACATTGAAAAAACTGGGAATAGGCAGAACAATAGCGATATTATTATCCTATATACAAGCTCAAATTTTTCCACGCAGACCTGAAAATAGCCTGGAAGATTTCATGATAAATAGGTTTGGAAAGACCCTATATGAACTTTTTTTTAGAGATTACACAGAAAAGGTGTGGGGAGTACCTTGTAATAAGATATCTGCCGAATGGGGAGCACAAAGAATTAAAGGTGTAAGTATTACTAAAGCAATACAACACGCTGCGCAGGAACTAACAAAGAAAAAAAAGAAAAACGTCGATGATATTGCTCAAAAAGATACCGAAACCAGTTTAATAGAGCAGTTCCTTTATCCCAAATTAGGACCTGGTCAATTATGGGAAGAAGTAGCCAGGCAGGTAGAAGAAATGGGCGGTATCATTTATATGCACAACGAAGTAAAAAAAATCCATACCCATGGCAATGAAGTGGCTGCTATCACAGCTGTAAATAAATTGACAGGTGAAGAAATAGTATTGGAAGGTGATTATTTCTTCAGTACTATGCCCGTTAAAGAGTTAATTGCAGGTATACAAGGATCAATTCCACCAAAAGTTCAAGATATCGCTGCTGGACTTCAGTATCGTGATTTTATAACCGTAGGAATACTCTTAAAAGAACTTTCCTCACTAAATTCCAAAAATGGGAGATGGGAACAACTACAATTGGAAGACACCTGGATATACATCCAGGAAAGAGAAGTCACCGTTGGAAGATTGCAATTATTCAATAACTGGAGCCCTTTCATGGTCGCTGATCCTAATAATGTGTGGGTAGGAATGGAATTCTTTTGTAACGAAACTGATGAGTTTTGGCAACTACCAGATGAAAAAATATCCGCTTTGGCTATACATGAACTGGAGAAAATAGGACTCGCCAACTCTCAAAATGTATTAGATAGCACTGTGTTACGGGTTGAAAAAACATATCCCGCCTATTTTGGCACATATGAGAGTTTTGATCAGATCAGAGCGTATACTGATCAATTCGAAAATCTTTTCCTTGTAGGAAGAAATGGTATGCATAAATATAATAATGCAGACCATTCCATGCTCACTGCTATGGTAGCAGTTGATAATATCGAAGCAGAAATTACGACTAAAGACAATATTTGGTCAATCAATACAGAACAAGAATATCATGAGGAAAAAAAGGATGACAATTCAACGCCGACAGAAGTAAAAAAAAAAGAGCAGAAGCCTCAGTCTCTAAGAAATTATATTTTTAAAGAGCCGGCCAATAAGCCTTATGTACAAACAGCATTATTAGGCATAATAATACAACTCATATTTTTCAAATATTGGTATCCATTTGCAAGTTTTATAAATGGAGACTCCTATGCATATTTATATTCTGCTTATGATAACAATGATATAGACACCTATCCAATCGGGTATCCGAAATTCATCAGACTATTTAGTGTATTTACGCATTCAGATACAATTCTAGTAATATTTCAATATATACTATTACAAGCAAGTATTCTGAGTCTTGTATTTTCTATATTTTACTTTTTTAATCCAAGTAAAGTAACCAAAATATCTCTTTTTGGATTTATGCTTTTTAACCCAGTATTTCTTTACCTGGCAAACTATATATCAAGTGACACTCTTTTTCTATCCTTAAGCTTGATATGGTTTAACCTTTTGATTTGGAGTATTTATCATCCCACACCCAAGGTAATATTTACAAGCTCAATAATATTATTTTTAGCATTTACTATCCGATACAATGCCTTATTTTATCCCTTAGTAGCTGCAGTTGCCTTCATATTATATAGAAAAAAAATAGCCCTTAAAATATTGGGGTTATTTGTAAGCTTAATTCTTATTTACGGGTTTATAAATTTCAACAATAGTAAGTATTATGATTTATGTGGTAAGAAGCAATTTACACCATTTACTGGTTGGCAAATAGCGAACAATGCAATGTATGCGTACAAATTTGTTCCTAAAAATGAATACAAAAAAACACCGAAGAAATTTCAGGATCTTGATAATATGGTAAGAACTTATTTTGACACTACAAGGGATTATAAAAAACATCCTGAAGAAGCCATGATGGTAAGTACTATATATATGTGGACACCAACGGCGCCGCTAAGACAATACATGAAGAAGATGTTCAAAAACGAGACTATTGTTGATGAATATACTGAATATAAACAATGGGCTACAATAGCTCCCTTTTTTAAAGAATATGGCACATACCTAATCAAAGCATATCCTATACCTTTTGCTATGTACTATTTATTTCCTAATGCAATAAAATATTATGCTCCGCCAGTCGAATTTTTAGGGGAATATAGTACAGGTAAAGACATTGTTTCTCCAATCGCGAAAGTATGGTTTGAATACAATTCATTGAAAATAATTACAATATTTAAAGATTTCAAAGTGAATATTCTCAATTTCTATCCTATACTAGTTGGAACGATGAATGTTATTTTTTTCTTGGGTTTGATTAGCTTCATATTACTAGATGGTTCGAAGAAGAAAAAATCTTTATCAAAAGCGTTATTATTAGTTGCAAGTCTCTGGCTATTTAATTTTGCATTTAGCGTATTTGCATCACCAATTGCGTTAAGATTTCAATTGTTTCCAATTTTAGTAATGACATCTTTTGCTTTCATATTTATGGATTATTTAATAAATGAAGCAATATTAGAACCTAATAAAAATTCACTTATTACTAAATAA
- a CDS encoding transposase — protein MAQRKTYSKEFKAEALRLAETSGVTQVSQDLGIHPNMLYVWKKQLDKGADKALPGRGNPTDPELAQLRKDNARLKEEVEILKKAAGIFLNRSGKDTQ, from the coding sequence ATGGCACAGAGAAAGACTTACAGTAAAGAGTTTAAGGCAGAAGCTCTACGTTTAGCAGAAACATCGGGAGTTACACAGGTATCTCAGGATTTGGGTATCCATCCCAATATGCTATATGTTTGGAAGAAGCAGCTAGACAAGGGGGCAGATAAAGCTCTCCCAGGGCGAGGCAACCCTACGGATCCAGAACTCGCCCAACTTAGAAAAGACAATGCCCGTTTAAAGGAAGAGGTCGAAATCCTAAAAAAAGCAGCGGGTATCTTTCTCAATCGCTCAGGAAAAGATACTCAGTGA
- a CDS encoding IS3 family transposase produces the protein MIKQLSKQHKITILCKILKCSTSAYYGWQKGKNRKRELHRRRLTTLVRTTYHGSDRTYGSPRIYKEIKELAVPCSRTHIVKIMQQQQLWAVQKRKFKVTIDSGHDLPVAENILNRDFTADSPNKKWVSDISYIRTKEGWLYLGQL, from the coding sequence GTGATTAAGCAGTTGAGCAAACAACATAAGATCACTATACTATGCAAGATTCTGAAATGCAGTACCAGTGCGTATTATGGCTGGCAGAAAGGAAAGAACAGGAAACGTGAATTGCATAGACGACGTCTGACAACCCTGGTCAGGACAACATATCATGGCTCGGACAGGACTTATGGAAGTCCCAGGATTTATAAGGAGATAAAAGAATTGGCAGTTCCCTGTAGTCGTACCCATATCGTTAAGATTATGCAACAGCAACAATTATGGGCAGTGCAAAAGAGGAAATTCAAAGTAACAATTGATTCTGGGCATGATCTTCCTGTAGCGGAAAACATACTAAACAGGGATTTTACAGCAGATAGCCCCAATAAAAAGTGGGTATCAGATATCAGCTATATCAGAACAAAGGAAGGATGGTTGTACCTGGGGCAGTTGTAA
- a CDS encoding IS3 family transposase, which yields MKTDLPLKALKMAINSRRPNAGLIHHPDRGVQYASGLYQERLAKSGMICSLSRKGNCWDNSVAESFFSTLKREMIYPATIFDTREQARSRIFKYIETWYNRSRKHSFLHYLSPVDFEYKNANVSLTNAA from the coding sequence ATGAAAACTGATTTGCCTTTAAAAGCCTTAAAAATGGCAATCAACTCCAGGAGACCTAATGCAGGTTTGATACATCATCCAGATCGTGGTGTTCAATATGCGAGTGGCCTGTATCAGGAGCGATTGGCTAAATCAGGCATGATCTGTAGTCTGAGCAGAAAAGGTAACTGCTGGGACAATAGTGTCGCTGAAAGCTTCTTCTCAACGCTTAAACGGGAAATGATTTATCCTGCAACAATATTCGATACCAGGGAACAAGCTCGTAGCAGGATTTTCAAATACATAGAAACATGGTATAACAGAAGTAGAAAGCACTCGTTTTTACATTATTTATCGCCAGTTGATTTTGAATATAAAAACGCAAATGTATCTTTAACAAACGCAGCTTAA
- a CDS encoding transposase domain-containing protein, with amino-acid sequence MESCKLNGIDPFEYQHDVYDKLHDCTAAELVQLLPSNWKPGKVKNA; translated from the coding sequence GTGGAATCCTGCAAACTGAACGGGATTGATCCGTTCGAATACCAGCATGATGTGTATGACAAACTCCACGATTGTACTGCGGCTGAACTGGTACAACTATTACCTTCTAACTGGAAACCAGGCAAAGTAAAGAACGCTTGA
- a CDS encoding transposase family protein: MNLNFLSFENHSRFIIKVISIVNNSVNLDVEPRLKTSKCPKCSRKSSSVHSFYKRKIKDLPAFGNEIIIICCVKNSFAKTMIVMYPSGRLKNEVIYVF; the protein is encoded by the coding sequence ATGAATTTAAATTTTCTTTCTTTTGAAAATCATAGTCGATTTATCATAAAAGTCATAAGTATTGTAAATAATTCAGTGAATCTAGATGTTGAGCCCAGACTAAAGACATCAAAATGTCCAAAATGTTCACGAAAAAGCTCCTCTGTCCATAGCTTTTATAAGAGAAAAATAAAAGATCTCCCAGCCTTTGGCAATGAGATAATTATAATTTGCTGTGTAAAAAATTCTTTTGCAAAAACGATGATTGTGATGTATCCCTCCGGGAGGCTGAAAAATGAGGTGATATATGTTTTCTAA
- a CDS encoding alpha/beta hydrolase family protein — protein sequence MKSILFSFVLIFYSTLCLSQKPPLDTNAIKNWPSVRGGIINADGKFASYIKIFKNKNQITKQVVVIQSINNEWRKEFPDGSNLQFAMDNKHAILDLPGGNLVLITLGQDSMHYFPNTNYWRLIEGDLVYIDKKDVLNFYNLKTNKIKHIYNVKDFIYNEKSSILVITKTFDSDKHSLVWYKYKNNKSQIIWEGKVGEEIRDVTFDISGQQICFIEGNMDDYVLYHFTEKNAKTDVLFRNSSNSIDTTLIISNIQSFSQDGKYLFFTMKKAKSKLIESHLEKESVVDVWHYKDQYISSQRGYFADNEKTYLTVVKIKGKQTIQIEHQDDEIRFRNKEVGLLVQKNKVDHRNKLDSGNLLLYTNYIISLKDGIKTMLDNNMGETILSNTGKFLLYFDSSLNDYFTYEVSTGIYRNITSQITKASNWRNFMTDLDSNKVSEASTIMDSRWLNDDNLLLIHDQNDIWQVDPRAILPPINLTNNYGKKNGIRFDLIFPSSEKRFKTGDKIIIPAFNRNNKDNGFYKITIGKSIDPEELIMGPYLFNSSLEHISNVGEYPIKSEKANVWLVYRMKETNSPNYYVTKDFKSFNQLSNVNPQEGYNWLTSELYSWKDSMNNTIQGVLYKPEDFDSTKKYPVIFHYYEKWSNNLHIFLSPGLSNGPINIPWFVSHGYLVYVPDIHYQIGHTGESALSAISSAANYVSKLHFVNSKKMGIQGHSFGGFETNYIVTHSNLFAAACSSSGISDCISLYGSMDVRGNSLQYMFEDGQFRLGTDLWSKPNIYINNSAIFSLNNVTTPLLIMHTKQDVRILLSQAIELFTGLRHLNKKAWLLIYNNENHTLWNNSAIKDYSTRLDQFFGYYLMDRPAPIWMFYGSSTDIEIRDGDILNNNP from the coding sequence ATGAAATCGATACTTTTCTCTTTTGTATTAATTTTTTATTCCACCCTTTGTTTAAGTCAAAAGCCTCCTTTAGATACAAACGCAATTAAGAATTGGCCAAGTGTTAGAGGTGGAATTATAAACGCTGACGGTAAATTTGCTTCTTATATTAAGATATTCAAGAATAAAAATCAGATAACTAAACAGGTTGTTGTAATTCAGAGTATTAATAATGAATGGCGTAAAGAATTTCCAGACGGAAGTAATCTTCAGTTTGCAATGGATAATAAACATGCTATTTTAGATTTGCCAGGTGGGAATTTAGTACTGATTACTTTAGGTCAGGATTCAATGCATTATTTTCCGAATACTAATTACTGGCGTTTAATAGAAGGTGACCTTGTATATATTGACAAAAAAGATGTACTGAACTTTTATAATTTAAAAACGAATAAGATAAAACACATTTACAATGTTAAAGATTTTATATACAACGAGAAAAGTAGCATTTTAGTTATTACTAAAACATTTGATTCAGACAAACATTCCTTAGTTTGGTATAAATATAAAAATAACAAGTCTCAAATAATTTGGGAAGGAAAGGTCGGTGAAGAAATCCGGGATGTAACTTTTGACATATCAGGCCAACAAATTTGTTTCATTGAGGGGAATATGGATGATTATGTATTGTATCATTTTACAGAAAAGAATGCTAAAACGGATGTATTATTCAGAAATTCTTCGAATTCTATTGATACAACATTGATAATTTCCAATATTCAGTCATTTAGTCAGGATGGAAAGTATTTGTTTTTTACAATGAAAAAAGCAAAAAGCAAATTAATTGAATCGCATCTAGAAAAAGAAAGTGTTGTTGATGTTTGGCATTACAAAGATCAATATATCTCCTCTCAAAGAGGTTATTTTGCGGATAACGAAAAAACTTATTTGACTGTGGTTAAAATTAAAGGTAAGCAAACAATACAAATAGAACATCAAGATGATGAAATTAGGTTTAGAAATAAAGAAGTTGGACTTTTGGTGCAAAAAAATAAAGTTGATCATCGTAATAAATTGGATTCTGGGAATTTGTTATTATACACAAACTATATTATTAGCTTAAAAGATGGTATTAAAACCATGCTCGATAATAATATGGGTGAGACTATACTGTCTAATACTGGAAAATTTCTACTTTATTTCGATTCTTCATTAAATGATTATTTTACGTATGAAGTTTCTACTGGCATTTACCGGAATATAACTTCGCAAATTACAAAGGCATCAAATTGGCGCAACTTCATGACAGATTTAGATTCTAATAAAGTAAGCGAAGCTTCAACAATTATGGATAGCAGGTGGCTTAATGATGATAATTTGTTACTAATACATGATCAGAATGATATCTGGCAGGTAGACCCAAGAGCGATTTTGCCTCCCATTAACTTAACTAATAATTATGGTAAAAAGAATGGTATTAGATTTGATTTAATTTTTCCTTCCTCCGAAAAACGATTTAAAACAGGGGATAAGATAATTATTCCCGCATTTAATAGGAATAATAAGGATAATGGATTTTATAAGATAACCATTGGAAAGTCAATAGATCCAGAGGAGCTGATAATGGGGCCATATCTTTTTAATAGTTCTCTGGAACATATTTCAAATGTAGGAGAATACCCAATAAAATCTGAAAAAGCGAATGTCTGGCTGGTTTATAGAATGAAAGAAACCAATTCCCCTAATTATTATGTTACGAAGGATTTCAAAAGTTTCAATCAGTTAAGTAATGTTAATCCACAAGAGGGGTATAATTGGCTAACCTCTGAATTGTATTCTTGGAAGGACTCAATGAATAATACTATTCAAGGAGTTTTATATAAACCAGAAGATTTTGATTCGACAAAAAAATATCCTGTTATATTTCATTATTATGAAAAATGGTCAAATAATTTACACATTTTTCTTTCACCTGGATTATCAAATGGTCCTATAAATATACCATGGTTTGTAAGCCATGGCTATTTGGTATACGTTCCTGATATTCATTACCAAATCGGTCATACTGGCGAATCTGCATTAAGTGCTATTAGCTCAGCAGCTAATTATGTGTCTAAGTTGCATTTTGTTAACTCAAAAAAAATGGGGATACAAGGACACAGCTTTGGCGGATTTGAAACTAATTATATAGTCACGCATAGCAATTTATTTGCAGCGGCTTGTAGTTCATCAGGAATTTCAGATTGCATAAGTTTGTATGGTAGTATGGATGTTCGAGGTAATAGCCTTCAATATATGTTTGAAGATGGGCAATTTAGATTAGGCACGGATTTATGGAGTAAACCTAATATATACATTAATAATTCCGCTATTTTTTCGTTGAACAATGTAACTACTCCACTATTGATTATGCATACAAAACAAGATGTTCGGATATTACTATCTCAAGCCATTGAACTGTTTACTGGATTACGACACCTAAATAAAAAAGCTTGGCTGCTTATTTATAATAATGAGAATCATACGCTTTGGAATAATTCGGCGATTAAGGACTATTCAACTCGCCTGGATCAGTTTTTTGGGTATTATTTGATGGATAGACCTGCTCCTATATGGATGTTTTATGGTTCTTCAACAGATATAGAAATAAGGGATGGAGATATACTAAATAACAATCCCTAG